The DNA segment cagggctcaaacccatgtatcatgagatcataacctgagccaaaaccaagagttggatgcttaactaactgagccatgcaggaacCCACACCCCTGCTTCAATTTCTGATAGGTGGGACCCAACTTCTGGGAGTTGCCAAGAATGATCCTTTGCTGATATAACCATCTATTTTCAACCTGGAgtctgtattttcaaaagaagataaTGTCTGAATTTGTATTAGTACATTTAATGACCAAAAAAAGTACATGCttactacagaaaataaaatgaaaataaagataagcaaaaataaattaactgcaATCAGAGCACTCATTGGGAGCCATTTTTATCATTTAGTGCATATCCTACCAGACTTCCTCCATgtttatattacataaaaatgtGCCTTAAGGTACATATTCCTCAATTCCAAAGTATTACATTTCTCTTCAATGCGTATTATACTATACTCCGTATACATTCATATTGGTTTATTGCCTTTTTTacacaaaatatcaaaaacatagttccatatcaaaatgtatttaatcGTGATTTCTAATGACTCCTTCATATTCCATtatgcatgtttattttaaagtttgagatATATGCATTGGTGCAGTTGGAATTACTGGGTAGACGTATGCCTGTATTAAAGTTTTTGTTACCTCGCCAGAACGCACTCCACAGAGACTGAACTGGTTCATGCTCTTATCTCCCGTATATCAGACCCCTGTCCACGCCACTTATCCTGCCTTATCCCCCCATACACCCCTTTGCCAAAATGAAGTACTCTCAAGGAAGATATGTTTGAAACtccacaattttaatttttcctctactTTCCCATCCGTTCCCTTGTGGCATGAGAATTAGTGGGCCTTGGGTTTTCAAACAGGTGGAGAAGGCTGCAGGGTGTATAATTGCTTTTGGTGAAACCATCAACGTCCACGTTTAGTTCTTCCTGCTCCACTTCCTCCAATTCAATTAGGCTGTTCTTACCAGGGGGAGAGTTTTCAAAGCATCAGATGAAGTGTTACCTCATGATTAATAATTCATGACAAGAAATGAAGATTGGGAAAGGTAATAATGCCCTCCAAGCTGTTTTTCTCCACCACTCCCTTGTTCTCATTCACATAAAATGCTGTGTCTCAATCGTTAAAGCAAACATACAAAGTTTCACTGCCCCATAAACCAAAGATCCAAAGCAGGAATTCATAAGCTTTTTGAAGTCCTAAGCCCCTTCGAGGATCTTGTGAAAGCTACAGACtctcctaaaggaaaaaaaacaaaaatgagcatgATAGCATGCACAGATATTGTGCTTCTAATTCCCCTGGGTCAGGCACCACTGGAAGATCATCCAAGGACTCCCTAGGTTATAATCTCTGgacaaacaaaaagatttaaaaaatgaagaaccaGGACGAGCCCAAAAGGAATCAAAGTAGAACAGGAAGTTTCATATGCATTGCCTCGACTTTCTGTGCCCACATTTGCAATGCAACGAAGAAATTCCTTCAAGCGTGATTTATTCAGTTTTTAGGTATTTTGTCAGGGGACCAGTGAGTTAGCAGACAATTAGTAGAGTGGATTTTGGCAAGTGCGTAGATTATAGGGCGAATCAAAtaggggtgagggtgagggcaTGGTTAATGTTGAGATCTATTTGCAAGACTACTATAGAGTCTGCAGATTTTTTTCTCGCCAAGTGCTATCAGCCATAAAATGTCCAAGGCAGTGGGTCACACCCACTGCTTCATGCTCTGCTACTTGGCATTCCTCTAAGTTCTTCCTCAATTGTCATATCTCCACAGGCCATAACAAGGGACAACAGTCAGCAGCAATTCAATTTCGACCTCCATCTGCTGGCAATAACAACATAAGGGGGAAATTAATGTACACTCACACACTTGTCATTATAATAGCCcaaatttgtttttatagcaCGACTTTCTTCCAAGGAAGTCAAAAAACAATTTGTATTCGAATTCCCAAATAGCAGCTCACCTGGTAGGTAGATAGCTAAAATAATCATCCCCATTTTtgaaggcacagagaagctaaaaATTTGTCAAAGGCCACCTACACTTCCATGTTGAGGTATGCTTATCAGAAAAGCTCTCTGGAAGCCATTTTGGTGTACCTTAAAATCTGATATCTGATGTGCAAGCCAGAGAGATTACACAAACATACAGCAAAATATTTGTGTTCTACTAGCTAACATAGTATTTCTTCACCAAATTTTCTCCCTCTAATTTGTTCTCATTCCCTAAACCTAAGACCTATAATTTTCTATTTACCAATTCTGTGATTTTGAAAAGTTACTTAAGCTCCCTCTTCTTCCACTTTtccctctgtgaaatggaaataatagaagGCAACTCATAGATTTGTTATGAGAATTACATGAAGAAAGAAGATTCCTCAATATATACAGGGCATCCATAAAATCtggaaatataaataccataattttatattttttacagatTGATGAAAGCTGAATGTGTTGAGCTGATACTGCTAAGCTGATGAAGGGCTGATCCTGACAATAAATAGCAGAGCCTTTTAATGCATATTTCTTTGAAAGAGCTGCCATTTCTCATAGCACACTTAGAAAGGTGGTTTAAACATTCAAAGATATAGTCAGTCTGTTGTACAAACTCTTTTGTCGACTCTGATCCATTTCCAAGAAGGTGAAGGAAGCAGTCATAGCCAAGGTCGTAGCCAGTACAAACTGGCCAACTTGCCAAACACCCAAGGGATAGGAGGTGCCTTGCAGAACCGTTCAAAAGATTTCCAAAGTACCTGCCCTTTAACCATACAAGTTGTAAGTTCTTCAGAGCTTATCTGAGGGTGATACCCAGCATGATGAGAGACAATATGCTGAGTATATCAGAAAGCCCACTGAACAAATCATATATTGTAGTATCAATAGCTACTTATTATACCCATATGTCTGTGTTTCCAAGTTTTTGGTCACCTATAGTAAGtgattattaaatgtttattattactatttatggTCTAAgaggaaaaactttttaaagatatttcacaATCCACTATGttatcattttttatataatCACATTTTGGCACCAGAAGTAAGGGTAGAGGAATCACTAGCTAGAACTAATGATTCTCTTCCATTTGTGGTTCCCTAGTGCTCTCTTTTGTTATTAGCTTACCAACATGCctcaattttttaagaaaatacaagcaGTCTTTCCGCGTCGATAGTGCTTTCACAACCACGGCGAATGTTCCTAAAACCCGCCAAACTTTCTGCAAGAAGTTACCCagtaaaagaaaggcaaagattcTCTTTATGCCCAGGGAAAGCGGTGTTATGACAGGAAGCAGAGTGGCTATGGTAGGCAAACTAAGCCGAATTTCCGGAGAAAggctaaaactataaagaagaTTGTGTTGAAGGTTGAATGTGTTGAGCCCAACTGCAGATCTAAGAGAATGCTGGCTATTAAGGGATGCAAACATTTTGAACTGGGAGgagataagaagagaaagagccaAGTGATCCAGTTCTAAGCCTCATATTTTGTTACATTATGAAGACAATATAATCTTGCAGTTATGTtcacttcagaaaagaaaagaaaagaaaagaaaagaaaagaaaagaaaagaaaaggaaaggaaaggaaagaaaaaagaaaatacaagcagTGAAATTAGCCTGCATGTATTTCCTGGCCATTCTTccataaaatttacatattcttttctctaCTTCCTATGTCAGAGTCCTTCTCATAAAGAGATATTAGTACTAAAGCTGAGTTTGATTCATGAAAATATTGTATTCAGAAACCAAAAATAGTTATACAAAAAAGAACAATATCTTTGTATACACACTATAATAACAtttatagttatatttatatatatatttatatatttatatataatatatataatatatataatatatattatatatatatttatatatatatataaatatatatatatttatatatataacattatttctGATCACTTGTGTTATGCTCTCTGGAGGAGGTTTAATGGCAGATTTCTGATGGGCAATTCCATAAAAGAAA comes from the Acinonyx jubatus isolate Ajub_Pintada_27869175 chromosome C1, VMU_Ajub_asm_v1.0, whole genome shotgun sequence genome and includes:
- the LOC106973306 gene encoding LOW QUALITY PROTEIN: 60S ribosomal protein L36a-like (The sequence of the model RefSeq protein was modified relative to this genomic sequence to represent the inferred CDS: inserted 1 base in 1 codon; substituted 1 base at 1 genomic stop codon), yielding MSSEHQAACTVLSLPGPPGRWGMCSGKYKQSFRVDSAFTTTANVPKTRQTFCKKXTQXKKGKDSLYAQGKRCYDRKQSGYGRQTKPNFRRKAKTIKKIVLKVECVEPNCRSKRMLAIKGCKHFELGGDKKRKSQVIQF